From the genome of Campylobacter concisus, one region includes:
- a CDS encoding nicotinate phosphoribosyltransferase, whose amino-acid sequence MNELELKMQGKIDRLTDKTFKLDPRIGEGYFTAKYFLKVNEIIKQNLPDQHVTMQFFQRRDDIVLCGIDEVLAIINKFAKNSSELEIYALDDGDIINANEPVLKISGKYENFGFLENVIDATLTRRSCVATNSRDVIRAANGKDVFSMADRQDDICTQPGDGYASFVGGIKKVATDAQGELTGLKGGGTMPHALIQMCGGDIVKASEIYAKTFENEKITALVDYNNDVITDALRAANALKERLGAVRVDTSKNLIDKYFEDKDTSKFDPHGVCKELIFALREALDKAGFKYVKIVVSSGFSPKIIKEFETYNTPVDTYGVGSYLVKNDICGFTGDLVELNGKDEAKFGRKNFASDRLKRVKF is encoded by the coding sequence ATGAACGAACTTGAGCTAAAGATGCAAGGCAAGATAGATAGGCTAACAGACAAGACCTTTAAGCTAGATCCAAGGATCGGCGAGGGATATTTCACAGCGAAATATTTTCTAAAAGTAAATGAGATAATTAAGCAAAATTTGCCAGATCAGCACGTGACGATGCAGTTTTTCCAAAGGCGCGATGATATCGTGCTTTGTGGCATTGACGAGGTTTTAGCCATCATCAATAAATTTGCCAAAAACTCAAGCGAGCTTGAAATTTACGCACTTGATGATGGCGATATTATAAACGCAAACGAGCCAGTTTTAAAAATAAGCGGCAAGTATGAAAATTTTGGCTTTTTAGAAAATGTGATCGACGCGACGCTTACTAGAAGAAGCTGTGTAGCGACAAACTCAAGAGATGTGATAAGAGCGGCAAATGGCAAGGACGTCTTTAGCATGGCGGATAGGCAAGATGACATCTGCACGCAACCAGGCGACGGCTATGCATCATTTGTAGGCGGCATCAAAAAGGTCGCCACAGATGCTCAGGGCGAGCTTACTGGGCTAAAAGGTGGTGGCACCATGCCTCATGCACTCATTCAAATGTGCGGCGGGGATATAGTAAAAGCCTCAGAAATTTATGCTAAAACCTTTGAAAATGAAAAGATCACGGCTTTGGTGGACTATAACAACGACGTGATCACAGACGCATTAAGGGCTGCAAATGCCTTAAAAGAGAGGCTTGGTGCGGTTAGAGTTGATACTAGTAAAAATTTGATAGATAAGTATTTTGAGGACAAAGATACGAGCAAATTTGACCCACACGGCGTTTGCAAGGAGCTTATATTTGCTCTAAGAGAGGCGCTTGATAAAGCTGGCTTTAAATACGTTAAAATAGTCGTTAGCTCAGGCTTTAGCCCTAAAATTATAAAAGAATTTGAAACTTATAATACGCCGGTTGATACTTATGGCGTTGGAAGTTATCTTGTTAAAAATGACATTTGTGGCTTTACTGGTGATCTAGTCGAGCTAAATGGCAAAGATGAGGCTAAATTTGGTAGGAAAAATTTCGCTTCAGATAGGCTAAAGAGAGTGAAATTTTAA
- a CDS encoding MqnA/MqnD/SBP family protein, whose translation MYAAVKFGWVSSKNLAFTSKALDIETLNEEALKGTYEATAISFALYPKICDEFALLRCAVSFGNGYGPKLIKLKGKQLKRNFKVALSGKNTTNALLFRIAYPEARIVYKNFLEIENAVLSGEVDAGVLIHESILNFSDQLCVEREIWDIWSELNGENLPLPLGGMALRRSLPITDAIECERVLSEAVRIATSHKPFLSHMLMERNLIRVGKDELKTYLNLYANDESISMNETQLKALNKLYQIGYDKGFFEKAIDVNDYLIPTEYNEVRFS comes from the coding sequence ATGTATGCCGCGGTCAAATTTGGCTGGGTTAGCAGTAAAAATTTAGCCTTCACATCAAAGGCGCTTGATATAGAAACGCTAAACGAAGAGGCGCTAAAAGGCACTTATGAGGCAACAGCGATCAGCTTTGCACTCTATCCTAAAATTTGCGATGAATTTGCACTTTTACGCTGTGCGGTGAGCTTTGGTAATGGATATGGCCCAAAGCTTATCAAGCTAAAAGGCAAGCAGCTAAAGCGAAATTTTAAAGTCGCACTCTCTGGTAAAAATACGACAAACGCCCTGCTCTTTCGCATAGCCTACCCAGAGGCAAGGATCGTTTATAAAAATTTCTTAGAGATCGAAAATGCCGTGCTTAGCGGCGAAGTCGATGCTGGCGTGCTTATACATGAAAGTATCTTAAATTTCTCAGACCAGCTCTGCGTAGAGCGCGAAATTTGGGATATCTGGAGCGAGCTAAACGGCGAAAATTTACCGCTTCCACTTGGCGGCATGGCGCTTAGACGAAGTCTGCCGATAACCGACGCGATCGAGTGCGAGAGAGTGCTTAGCGAGGCCGTTAGGATCGCCACTTCGCACAAGCCATTTTTATCTCACATGCTAATGGAGCGAAACCTCATCAGAGTTGGCAAAGATGAGCTTAAAACGTATCTAAATTTATACGCAAATGACGAGTCAATAAGCATGAACGAAACGCAGCTAAAAGCGCTAAATAAGCTCTATCAAATAGGCTATGACAAAGGTTTTTTTGAAAAAGCTATCGACGTAAACGACTACCTAATTCCAACTGAATACAACGAAGTAAGGTTTAGCTGA
- the fliQ gene encoding flagellar biosynthesis protein FliQ, whose protein sequence is MMQSTLVSLGVETFKIALYISLPMLLSGLIAGLIISIFQATTQINETTLSFVPKILLVVVVIIFLMPWMISMMVEFTTRMFEFIPEFIQ, encoded by the coding sequence CTGATGCAAAGTACGCTTGTCTCACTTGGAGTTGAAACCTTTAAGATCGCCCTTTACATCAGCCTTCCGATGCTGCTAAGCGGCCTAATCGCAGGTCTTATCATCTCCATTTTTCAAGCGACCACACAGATAAACGAAACCACGCTAAGCTTTGTGCCAAAAATTTTGCTAGTTGTCGTTGTCATCATATTTTTGATGCCTTGGATGATCTCGATGATGGTTGAATTTACCACTCGCATGTTTGAGTTTATACCGGAATTTATCCAGTGA
- a CDS encoding UDP-N-acetylmuramate dehydrogenase codes for MTRLVDFSKITSVRIGGVHEVFEVTSLEDLKSPHFLGAVMIGGGNNLLISPNPPKMAMLGKSFDYINLECFGDKICLEIGAATKSAKIYNFCKQNNIANLEFLKNIPGTLGGLIKMNAGLLKFSISDNLTHVRLARGWVSKDEINFSYRHSGIDEAILGAKFELQSGFDVSISEAISAKRANQPKGASFGSCFVNPEGYFAGALLEAVGLKGYAIGGAKFSEEHANFLINFNHASFEDATSLINLAKTRVLEKFGVELKTEVCIL; via the coding sequence GTGACGAGGCTTGTTGATTTTTCTAAAATTACCTCGGTTAGGATAGGCGGCGTGCATGAAGTTTTTGAGGTAACTAGCCTTGAAGATCTAAAATCGCCTCACTTTTTAGGCGCTGTGATGATAGGCGGAGGTAACAACCTACTCATCTCGCCAAATCCCCCAAAAATGGCGATGCTTGGCAAGAGCTTTGACTATATAAATTTAGAATGCTTCGGCGATAAAATTTGCCTTGAGATAGGAGCTGCGACAAAATCTGCCAAAATTTATAACTTCTGCAAACAAAACAATATCGCGAACCTTGAGTTTTTAAAAAATATCCCAGGCACACTTGGCGGACTTATCAAGATGAACGCTGGACTGCTTAAATTTAGCATAAGCGACAACCTCACGCATGTGCGTCTGGCTCGTGGCTGGGTGAGCAAGGATGAGATAAACTTTAGCTACCGCCACAGCGGCATAGATGAGGCTATTTTGGGGGCTAAATTTGAGCTTCAAAGTGGCTTTGACGTAAGCATTTCTGAAGCTATCAGCGCAAAAAGGGCAAATCAGCCAAAAGGAGCTAGCTTTGGTAGCTGCTTTGTAAATCCAGAGGGGTACTTTGCAGGGGCATTGCTTGAGGCGGTTGGACTAAAAGGATACGCGATAGGCGGAGCGAAATTTAGCGAGGAGCACGCAAATTTTTTGATAAATTTTAACCACGCAAGCTTTGAGGACGCCACTAGCCTTATAAATTTGGCAAAGACTAGAGTTTTAGAGAAATTTGGAGTAGAGCTTAAGACTGAAGTTTGCATTTTATAA